DNA from Helicoverpa zea isolate HzStark_Cry1AcR chromosome 5, ilHelZeax1.1, whole genome shotgun sequence:
AGTTTCTGTAACTGCCATCGTTGCACCCGTCGGGTTTGTTTGGAACTAGGAATATATCTCTGAAAGCATCTTTTGCAACCTTTTCACCCGGCATTGAATAATTTTGTAGCTTCTCATAGTCTGATACTGGTGTCGCTTCTCCAGAATTGATATTGTCCAAAGATTCTAATGTTTGACTTAAAGCGAAAATGTAGTTGTGGGCGAATCGTAGTGTTTCTATTTTGGTAAGCTTTGTGTCTTCAGGGAACGTGGGCAGTACACAGCGTAATCTATCCAAGGCTTCGTTCAACATGTGCATTCTATTCCTTTCTCTATCATTAGCCTTCATCCGTCTATTTCTCTTTATCTTCATAAGTTGCGTGGGACTTTTACATCTTGAGATTCTGTTCTTTCCATTTGCGTATTTCCTTTTAGGCTTGTTGGGATCTTTCGGCTTCTTCTCTTTCTTAGGCGTCGATGTGtttgttagtaaaatattttcttcaaaagcTTTGACATCGTCTACCGTGTCTTGGAAGGAATCATATTCATCGCTGAATAGTTTTCTCCTTACATCTTTAGTAGGTGTGAGGGATATCCCAAGGTCTGAGGAATTATGTTTTACAGGCGTGTTATTTGTGGAGTTTATGAAGGAATCCGTGTAGGACCTGTCGATACCGGAGTCGTTGCTGCAGATGCTGTCATTGAAGTCACAGTAGTCCTCGAAGTTGGTGCTGAACATCGTAAAAATCTGGAACAATGAGAAAGCTGTTTAATTTTATGGTAATTTAAACTTGGTAACGTTTATGTTtcgaacataataaaaatattatttttttttgctaatatgTTTGTAGCGCATTTTTTCTTTCCGTTAAAAGGTACGCAGGTAATGATTTATTAAGTATTAAGAGCTTGGGCTGTAACCTATaattaaagaattaaaaaaaacatattgaaaCTTCTGTCCACAATcctcttaatattttttccgtAAAAGTTAAAAGTCCTACATGTTTGCACCCTCATTATTTGTCTTGCACCAATTAAGTACCACGTACACGGGACAGGTGCCCACCCCCAGCCAGGCTATTGCGTGACCACCTCACGAAGTCAGTTGCTGTTGAACTTTATCACTTCCGACTTCCGGACAGATTGGCCGTTTGGGGTGCTCGAATACGCCCTACGGATTGATCGGGAGCGAATGGTGTTCTAGTCCTAATTGATATTGGGAATAAGTTAAGCTTTTTTTGAAACTTATTGCGGTATTAAAATCTTATAACAAAACGAAAACATTGAATCATTTTTGCCCACTATACGATAGTATGACgatgattaattacattaaaaaaaaacatctgtaaacgttaggaaaaaaagatcaaatagaaaaaacaatgttgacggaataaaaaataattctagctcctaaagtacATAAAATCGCTGatcatacatgggggtgatttgGATACCCCATAGCCTacagcttctaaatttttcttttggacgcctatggatgggccaccctgtatagaTAGTTGGGGATTTATACATTATACTACTTCCCCAAATAGTGTTTTAAATGAATTGACTCTCGATCACTTAATTACAGACAACGCCGGCGTACCGCACCTGTTGTGGGCACGCGTCGGGCATGCTCCGCGTCGCGTGCCGCGTGCTACTGTCTGACTTTAGGCCATGATCTTCATTTATTTGTTGTCTGATCATTTACAGATGATTGGGATCTTTGGTACGTGTGGGATCAGTTTCTTAAATGTTTATAGagacatgatttttttt
Protein-coding regions in this window:
- the LOC124630692 gene encoding basic helix-loop-helix neural transcription factor TAP, with the translated sequence MFSTNFEDYCDFNDSICSNDSGIDRSYTDSFINSTNNTPVKHNSSDLGISLTPTKDVRRKLFSDEYDSFQDTVDDVKAFEENILLTNTSTPKKEKKPKDPNKPKRKYANGKNRISRCKSPTQLMKIKRNRRMKANDRERNRMHMLNEALDRLRCVLPTFPEDTKLTKIETLRFAHNYIFALSQTLESLDNINSGEATPVSDYEKLQNYSMPGEKVAKDAFRDIFLVPNKPDGCNDGSYRNFQGFSRPFPNGSNFMQTTEGVLINVGNVTVSVNNKGGNCITSTTGTGFFTHPSSFGEDMNQQAYQYQRYDTSYNESTYEANNVNGEYFNQKNYEIFRNAFDTAKNRKIEKTEDYVYGKYNNSMYGYTETNCYNGNTNEYLQNSYYYNDQRCYRNFYNRAPSVVNAQI